Below is a genomic region from Ferribacterium limneticum.
TTTGTGCTCACAAAATGGCTCGGCTTTCCACAACCCCTGAGTGGTCACTTAGAACACCAGAAGCAGAGCAAAAACATCGTGATGAATTACTAAAAGTACACGATATTTACTACGGTACAGGAGGGGACGATGACCCAATCACTCCGAAAGTTCAGCGCGTAGTTGATGATATAGAGCGCACATGTCGAGCAATTATTGAAAGCAAGGGAACGTTGTATGCCCTCTTTAACATCCGCTTTTTTAAGCGGGGCTAACAATTCAGTTAAGCCGGCTGTCAAAAGCTGCGTTTTTGTCGCCGGCTCACTTGCACGTTCCTGAACTTCCGATTTTCAAGATGGCCTATGACCGCAACGGGCACACAACTGCCGCCCGACACCGGCAGGTCAATGAAGTGATTTCGGTTGGTTATCGCCGATTCCATTGAGTGGTCGAGCTATCGCGATTCTGCAGTCACCCCGGCTTGCTACGGTCAACCGGGAAAAACGCCCAAAATTGAAATGCAAAAACCCCGGCCAGACAGCGCCGGGGTTTTTGTTTGTGGCGGGTTTGTTCAGGCGTCGCGCAGGGCCAGGGTCCAGGCTTCCATCGCTTCGTTGGCCGGCTGCATCGGGGCTTCCATGAAGCTGATGACGTACTTGTCGCCCATGTCGGCGATGCCGATGGAACGCGGGCGGACGGCCAGCATTTGCGGGGTCGGGATGGCGAAGCCGAAGCAGAAAATGATGTCGACCGCCGCCTTCAGTCCTTCGACGATGGGGCCGCCAATTTTGCTGGTGTGGGCGTAGTGGTCGAAGACGTCGATGAACTGGACCTTTGGGTTCTCGGCAATTTTGCCCTTGTAGTAGGCGACGAGCGCATCGACGGTGTTGTA
It encodes:
- a CDS encoding DUF6858 family protein, translating into MKQTLLQEKYPIYVAEIAKTETTYNTVDALVAYYKGKIAENPKVQFIDVFDHYAHTSKIGGPIVEGLKAAVDIIFCFGFAIPTPQMLAVRPRSIGIADMGDKYVISFMEAPMQPANEAMEAWTLALRDA